Proteins encoded by one window of Yamadazyma tenuis chromosome 2, complete sequence:
- the LEU5 gene encoding coenzyme A transporter (EggNog:ENOG503NW5S; COG:C): MLSQQVKVENLLESASKKVAPRSSDLYRVGPQFSQTNHHQQIYCHSTGMDVLPSLHARIDRGFEVGDEGTWIGYKRNYFTLVASFSLDGFEFQRFLQNRFYTYEKSKTSGEHKVDISYFAIRLVAKCSDDEVNISLVQHTPKRDKGPQFPPPIYPAVPGDLPDHGTVKVSSNKRNTTKLDNLNKIFYFDRGEYYRNTNLVKDDSILKSYPSDMVPRVARFERIQFTSSIRMRTTSANNRFFTLHVELLGIVEDEDSHIQPIFYKPVGDRVNDNSTPFEPVKIIDKQSLDYIARSGIAGGIAGSAAKTLVAPLDRVKILFQTSNPEFIKYRGSTAGLWRAGKVILQNDGPAGLYQGHSVTLLRIFPYAAIKFVAYEQIRTLLIPNDDMETAARRFMAGSLSGLSSVFLTYPLDLIRVRMAFETKNLTHHTHQHKQYISHRRGQLYSTVRTIFHENPPHSGTDPLWVRFFREKLPKSVSAISNFYRGFAPTILGMVPYAGVSFYTHDLFHDLFRSKHLYHYLVQGQDHGSSSSVSIQSAHHQVNSRDSRAPLRAYAQLIAGGLAGMCSQTAAYPFEVVRRRMQVGGAVGQGQFLSLKQTASIIFKEMGFRGFFVGLSIGYIKVVPMSSCSFYVYERSKMMLGI; this comes from the exons ATGTTGTCTCAGCAGGTGAAAGTGGAAAATCTCTTGGAGCTGGCCCTGAAAAAAGTGGCACCCAGGTCAAGTGATTTGTATCGTGTTGGCCCACAGTTTAGCCAGaccaaccaccaccagcaaaTATACTGCCACAGTACCGGAATGGATGTGCTTCCATCGTTGCACGCTCGGATAGATCGAGGCTTTGAAGTGGGCGATGAAGGTACTTGGATCGGGTACAAACGTAACTATTTCACGCTTGTGGCGTCGTTCAGTTTGGACGGATTTGAATTTCAAAgattccttcaaaacaGGTTTTATACATACGAGAAGCTGAAGACCAGTGGAGAACACAAGGTGGATATTAGCTATTTTGCCATTCGGCTAGTAGCCAAATGCTCGGACGACGAAGTCAACATCAGCTTGGTACAACATACACCCAAAAGAGACAAGGGCCCTCAGTTTCCACCTCCGATTTACCCAGCTGTGCCGGGAGACTTACCAGACCATGGTACGGTGAAGGTATCGTCCAATAAGCGGAATACCACCAAGCTCGATAAcctcaacaaaatcttttATTTTGACAGAGGCGAGTATTATCGCAACACGAACCTTGTCAAGGACGACTCGATATTGAAGAGTTACCCAAGTGATATGGTGCCACGGGTGGCCCGTTTTGAAAGGATCCAGTTCACCTCTTCCATTAGAATGAGAACCACCTCTGCCAACAATCGATTCTTCACGCTTCACGTGGAACTACTCGGAATTGTCGAAGACGAAGACTCACACATACAGCCGATCTT TTATAAACCAGTCGGTGATAGAGTCAATGACAACTCTACACCATTTGAACCCGTCAAGATCATAGATAAACAATCATTGGACTACATTGCCCGGTCAGGAATTGCCGGCGGGATTGCTGGGAGTGCTGCCAAGACGCTTGTAGCGCCGTTGGACAGAGTGAAGATCTTGTTTCAAACATCCAATCCAGAGTTTATCAAGTACCGAGGCTCCACCGCAGGGCTTTGGAGAGCCGGAAAGGTTATTTTACAGAACGACGGGCCTGCTGGCTTGTACCAGGGGCACTCAGTAACGTTACTTCGAATTTTCCCCTACGCGGCTATCAAGTTCGTTGCATACGAACAAATCCGAACACTTTTGATTCCCAACGACGATATGGAAACCGCTGCTCGTCGGTTCATGGCTGGATCATTGTCAGGGCTCTCCTCGGTATTCCTCACGTACCCGTTGGACTTGATACGAGTGCGAATGGcatttgaaaccaaaaacttgaccCACCACACCcatcaacacaaacaatATATAAGCCACCGTCGTGGCCAGTTGTACTCAACTGTCAGGACAATCTTCCACGAAAACCCTCCACATTCAGGCACCGATCCATTATGGGTGCGTTTCTTTCGGGAGAAACTCCCAAAGTCTGTGCTGgccatctccaacttttATCGGGGGTTTGCACCCACGATCTTGGGGATGGTTCCCTACGCCGGGGTGTCGTTCTACACCCACGACTTGTTCCACGACTTATTCAGATCAAAGCACTTGTACCACTACTTGGTACAGGGCCAGGACCATGGCTCAAGTCTGTCGGTTCTGATACAATCAGCCCATCACCAGGTCAACTCTCGAGACTCAAGGGCTCCCCTTCGGGCTTACGCCCAGTTGATAGCCGGAGGCCTCGCGGGAATGTGTTCTCAGACAGCGGCGTACCCGTTCGAAGTGGTACGGAGGAGAATGCAGGTCGGAGGGGCTGTGGGCCAAGGTCAATTTTTGTCACTAAAGCAAACTGCttccatcatcttcaaagaaatggGATTTCGTGGATTCTTTGTAGGATTGAGCATCGGTTACATCAAGGTGGTACCAATGCTGTCCTGCTCATTCTACGTGTACGAGAGAAGCAAGATGATGTTGGGAATATGA
- the ADH6_2 gene encoding Alcohol dehydrogenase (EggNog:ENOG503NVVI; COG:Q): MSYPTTIQALGSSDPVHWSQAEPIKYEPKPFMDNDVMIKIHACGVCGTDVHTLQCVWGPHRDASVVVGHEIVGEAIRIGSNVTHITVGQIVGLGPVSNSCGECELCLSDREQYCVRAVFTYDDVDFETGSVTKGGFASHVTANQRFVIPIPKHLPEEYAGPLMCAGLTVFSPLYKKLNGKKGQTVGIVGIGGLGHLGLKFAKALGAHVVAISRTLAKKHEALTQLGADDFVATEDDPEWANKYSHKLDMVLYCGASMDNLDLNAYLRAIRPGGQWVTVGVPNGSTMVPLHASGIVSNDVAIKGSKSGSGTEAVKMLKMAADHQIYPIIEKLPMSVKNYTEAMERLGKYDVKYRFVLTGIDQYFQ; encoded by the coding sequence atgtCCTATCCAACTACCATCCAAGCCCTAGGCTCCAGCGACCCGGTCCACTGGTCGCAAGCAGAACCCATCAAATATGAACCGAAGCCTTTTATGGATAACGATGTCATGATCAAAATCCACGCCTGTGGAGTATGTGGAACCGATGTCCACACTCTCCAGTGTGTTTGGGGACCACACCGAGATGCATCAGTGGTTGTAGGACACGAAATTGTCGGTGAAGCCATCAGAATTGGTTCCAATGTCACCCATATCACGGTGGGACAGATTGTTGGACTCGGGCCGGTTCTGAACTCCTGTGGGGAATGTGAGCTCTGTTTGAGTGACAGGGAACAGTACTGTGTTCGGGCTGTTTTCACCTACGACGACGTGGACTTTGAAACTGGGTCGGTTACCAAAGGAGGATTTGCTTCGCATGTCACCGCCAACCAGAGATTTGTAATTCCCATCCCCAAACACTTGCCCGAAGAGTATGCTGGACCGTTGATGTGCGCTGGGTTGACAGTGTTTTCACCATTGtacaagaaattgaacgGGAAAAAGGGCCAAACGGTAGGAATCGTGGGAATCGGAGGGTTGGGCCATTTGGGCTTGAAGTTTGCCAAAGCATTGGGGGCACACGTGGTAGCCATCTCCAGAACTTTGGCTAAGAAGCACGAAGCTCTCACTCAGTTGGGAGCCGACGACTTTGTGGCCACAGAAGATGATCCCGAGTGGGCCAACAAGTATAGCCACAAGCTTGATATGGTTCTTTACTGTGGAGCTCTGATGGATAATCTTGATCTCAATGCTTATTTGCGGGCCATTCGTCCAGGTGGACAGTGGGTCACTGTTGGGGTACCAAATGGTTCAACAATGGTTCCACTTCACGCGTCTGGGATTGTCTCCAATGACGTGGCAATCAAAGGTTCCAAGAGTGGGAGTGGAACAGAAGCTGtaaagatgttgaagatggcTGCTGACCACCAGATTTACCCAATCATCGAGAAGTTGCCTATGAGTGTCAAGAACTATACCGAGGCGATGGaaagacttggaaagtACGATGTGAAGTATCGATTTGTGTTGACGGGCATTGACCAGTACTTTCAGTAG
- a CDS encoding transcription initiation factor IIF subunit beta (EggNog:ENOG503P3UN; BUSCO:EOG09262NIR; COG:K), whose product MSNVKQEIKQEDNGDKVDEPELMSDPEDYLEKGESLDMDLTNGNQKIWLVKLPKYLATKWQNPNLMGKQLGRVKIRNTTANGHKKLEVKLVVDDSTANDEIPQEYDISILNTQVRNSYVFSEENLQRFKAENTELSSDRPIEKTPEVEEDYRQRRYNRFGNGQNQNQNPDAVPFVKTIPKKTALCGKICHDCQIRPSITDKRAKDYAARKHTIQKEKVRPKVVLLDEIPGVSQSNAGPSFKGRGTNVFLKPNTNKNKNEGRAIRMPQKDLLDLLFRLFEEYEYWSIKGLRERTKQPESYLKESLDSIANLIKKGPYTSKYNLKPEYKKLRDAERAAKAGLDINHNDNNDQEEEEEDDDMEDVL is encoded by the coding sequence ATGAGCAACGTCAAGCAAGAAATTAAACAGGAAGACAATGGAGACAAGGTCGATGAGCCCGAACTCATGTCGGACCCTGAAGATTATCTTGAAAAGGGCGAGTCCTTGGACATGGATCTCACCAACGGCAACCAGAAAATCTGGTTGGTCAAGTTACCCAAATACCTTGCCACAAAGTGGCAGAACCCCAACTTGATGGGCAAACAGCTCGGGAGAGTCAAGATCAGAAACACCACCGCCAACGGCCACAAGAAGCTTGAggtcaagttggtggtggatgatTCCACTGCCAACGACGAGATTCCCCAGGAATATGATATCTCCATTCTCAACACCCAGGTGAGAAACTCGTATGTGTTTTCGGAAGAGAACCTTCAGCGATTCAAAGCCGAAAACACCGAGTTGAGTAGCGACCGGCCCATTGAGAAGACCCCAGAGGTTGAGGAAGACTACCGTCAAAGACGGTACAACCGTTTCGGAAATGGTCAGaaccaaaatcaaaaccCAGATGCGGTTCCGTTTGTGAAAACCATCCCCAAAAAGACCGCCTTATGCGGCAAAATCTGCCACGATTGCCAGATAAGACCTTCCATCACCGACAAACGGGCCAAGGACTATGCGGCCAGAAAACACACGATCCAAAAGGAAAAAGTCCGGCCTAAGGTGGTTTTATTGGACGAGATTCCGGGCGTGCTGCAGTCCAACGCCGGGCCCTCGTTTAAGGGCAGAGGCACCAATGTGTTTCTCAAGCCcaataccaacaagaacaaaaatGAGGGCAGGGCCATCAGAATGCCCCAGaaggacttgttggacttaTTGTTCAGATTATTCGAAGAATATGAATACTGGTCCATCAAGGGCTTGAGAGAGAGAACCAAGCAGCCCGAGTCGTACTTGAAAGAGTCATTGGACTCCATAGCCAACCTCATCAAAAAGGGGCCTTATACCTCGAAGTACAATTTAAAACCTGAGTATAAGAAGTTGAGAGATGCCGAACGGGCAGCCAAGGCCGGGTTGGATATCAACCATAATGACAATAAcgaccaagaagaagaggaagaggatgaCGACATGGAAGATGTTCTTTAg
- the RPL38 gene encoding 60S ribosomal protein eL38 (COG:J; BUSCO:EOG09265OQH; EggNog:ENOG503P6UD) encodes MAREIKDIKEFVELARRADVKSAVVKVNKKINANGKKFKQTKFKVRGTRYQYTLVVNDAGKAKKLQQSLPPTLSIKNL; translated from the exons ATGGCC agagaaatcaaagacATCAAGGAATTCGTTGAATTAGCCAGAAGAGCCGACGTCAAGTCTGCTGTTGTCAAggtcaacaagaagatcaatGCCAACGGTAAGAAGTTCAAGCaaaccaagttcaaggttAGAGGTACCAGATACCAATACACCTTGGTTGTCAACGATGCCGGTaaggccaagaagttgCAACAATCCTTGCCACCAACCTTGagcatcaagaacttgtaA
- the NAT2 gene encoding DUF1279 superfamily (EggNog:ENOG503P37U; BUSCO:EOG09265B4G; COG:S), with product MLRFTMFQPVKLLSRYPVKSQLFKRFQSTIKAPPPPPPSGPKKPTGIKALMKEYGFSALGIYLGLSAIDLPLCYLLVHSAGKEEIEYYENKIKQTFGFGISDDDLKRQQEIDQLQQSQEDLENPIGEESQSTLSYVLSQFSWAEFAIAYTIHKSFIFIRLPLTAAITPPVVKLLRGWGFKLGSQSIKTSANIAKDHIKDFTASSSKFGTRPTQKKKWFNFFF from the coding sequence ATGTTACGGTTCACCATGTTCCAGCCCGTCAAGTTACTTAGTCGATACCCGGTGAAAAGTCAGCTTTTCAAGCGGTTTCAATCCACCATAAAGGCCCCTCCCCCACCTCCTCCGTCTGGTCCCAAAAAACCAACTGGCATCAAAGCGTTGATGAAAGAGTACGGGTTTTCAGCTCTTGGAATCTACCTTGGCTTGAGTGCCATCGACTTGCCATTGTGCTATCTCTTGGTCCACTCTGCTGGTAAGGAAGAGATAGAGTACTATGAGAATAAGATAAAACAAACGTTTGGATTCGGCATCAGTGATGACGACTTGAAAAGACAGCAGGAAATAGACCAGCTCCAGCAGTCGCAGGAGGACTTGGAGAACCCTATTGGAGAAGAATCGCAGTCAACGCTCAGCTATGTGTTGTCTCAGTTCTCGTGGGCTGAATTTGCCATAGCTTACACCATCCACAAGTCGTTTATCTTTATCCGTCTTCCTCTCACCGCTGCCATCACTCCTCCTGtcgtcaagttgttgagaGGATGGGGATTCAAACTCGGCTCTCAGAGCATCAAGACGTCTGCCAATATCGCCAAGGACCACATCAAAGACTTTACTGCGTCGAGCAGCAAGTTTGGCACCCGTCCCACCCAGAAGAAAAAatggttcaacttcttcttctaa
- a CDS encoding uncharacterized protein (COG:A; BUSCO:EOG0926420U; EggNog:ENOG503NXF3): protein MNFSKVLSKEIKKKRKGKGVERGDKRRRSEKGDGQNYNSKKVVDGAGVIECERGVVGSDTNGNVNTNSDETAAAGGERTDISATAAGGQDNKDDAAASKNADATTGLQVQQQLRINAKRERYRQQAAKEAAIDPQFCLDQISAIHKHKLVVQLRVYIKSLVHQWEKATEALPPDSPQHELLLDTKKNLVPLLYKLRSDGLTDDMVVSLSTICYYLQHRQFRPANESYMKLSIGNVAWPIGVLHVGIHARSASSRITGEKSAANIMIDDKTRRWITAVKRLITFSETYDVVQDTGIGGAD from the coding sequence ATGAATTTCTCCAAGGTTCTTTCGAAAGAGattaagaagaagaggaaagGAAAAGGTGTTGAGAGAGGCGACAAGAGGAGAAGATCAGAGAAGGGGGATGGTCAGAATTATAATAGTAAAAAAGTGGTCGATGGCGCTGGCGTTATCGAGTGTGAACGAGGAGTTGTGGGCAGTGACACAAATGGGAATGTGAATACGAATAGTGACGAGACGGCTGCAGCTGGTGGCGAAAGAACAGACATATCTGCTACTGCTGCAGGCGGCCAGGACAACAAAGACGACGCTGCCGCCTCCAAAAATGCAGATGCTACAACTGGGCTCCaggttcaacaacaactacGAATCAATGCCAAGCGGGAACGGTACCGGCAGCAGGCGGCAAAGGAGGCTGCTATTGACCCCCAATTCTGCCTCGACCAAATCTCCGctatccacaaacacaaacttgtGGTGCAACTCCGAGTCTACATTAAAAGTCTCGTACACCAGTGGGAAAAAGCCACCGAAGCGCTTCCGCCAGATTCTCCCCAGCACGAGTTACTCCTCGAtacaaagaagaacttggtgcCGTTACTCTACAAACTCCGAAGTGACGGTCTCACTGATGATATGGTGGTGTCTCTCAGCACTATCTGCtattatcttcaacaccgcCAGTTTCGCCCGGCAAACGAGAGTTACATGAAACTAAGCATCGGAAATGTGGCCTGGCCTATCGGGGTGCTCCACGTCGGGATCCATGCTAGAAGTGCTTCCCTGAGGATTACTGGTGAGAaactggctgcaaatatCATGATAGACGATAAGACCCGGCGATGGATCACCGCGGTGAAGAGATTGATAACGTTTCTGGAGACCTACGATGTGGTTCAAGATACTGGTATCGGTGGTGCTGACTAG
- a CDS encoding uncharacterized protein (BUSCO:EOG09261HB6; EggNog:ENOG503NVU4; COG:O), with translation MQSQLVSSSYGKGNVKFLKVKKDPSNPQIQDVLEANVKVLLRGNFDVSYTDADNSPIVPTDTVKNTILVEAKNTDVWPIERFAAHLAKHFISKYDHISGIEITIVQAKWSKYEVNGKLHAHSFKHEGPETRITVLDYTRASKQLKITSSIKDLTVLKSTGSMFYGYNVCDYTTLQPTKDRVLSTDVDASWVYDSKYLRTLDDVFSYADKGLFDDAYNGARKITLDKFALENSASVQATMYNMSHEILLQVKEIETVTYQLPNKHYILFNLEWKGIKNNTDLFYPSPDPNGLIKCTVGRKVSAKFNNTASILSEPKQQPSTEYPEELIAEQLARNYAFLGEEGMDKFRKQNIVVVGAGGVGSWAATMLVRSGVGKIRIIDFDQVTLSSLNRHAVANLKDVGIPKVQCLKNHLEQIAPWVQIDVKNQLWNKESAGDLIFGGDFKPTYIVDCIDNIDTKVDLLAFCHENKLPVVSSGGAACKSDPSRINIGDISKTEEDPLTRSVRIRLKKRGIITNIPTVFSAEKPDPRKAQLLPLSPEEIAKGKVDELAALQRFRVRILPVLGTIPGMYGLTIATYIITSVAGYPLEPIEGKNRYKIYDSIFQSLAGQQSRIGQLDQRVPISMTDVSYILEEIFHGKSPISNYSTKLTLSRWDPTKELSLQNIVVMTKQEQSDHEKRVLNGNERLQDVYSPEVLAFVNSRFADEKYWSQFR, from the exons ATGCAATCACAATTAGTCAGTTCCTCATACGGTAAGGGTAACGTCAAGTTCCTTAAGGTCAAGAAAGATCCTTCCAACCCCCAAATCCAAGACGTATTGGAAGCCAATGTCAAGGTATTGTTGAGAGGTAACTTTGATGTATCATACACCGATGCCGATAACTCCCCCATTGTTCCCACCGACACcgtcaaaaacaccattttggtggaagcCAAGAATACCGATGTGTGGCCCATCGAACGCTTTGCTGCCCACTTGGCAAAGCACTTTATCTCCAAGTACGACCATATTTCTGGAATCGAAATCACCATTGTTCAGGCCAAGTGGTCCAAGTACGAAGTTAACGGCAAGTTACACGCCCATTCGTTCAAGCATGAAGGACCTGAGACCAGAATCACCGTGTTGGACTATACCAGAGCTTccaagcagttgaaaatCACCTCTTCCATCAAGGACTTGACGGTTTTAAAGTCCACCGGATCCATGTTCTACGGGTACAACGTGTGCGACTACACCACCTTACAGCCCACCAAGGACAGAGTCTTGTCGACCGATGTCGATGCTTCATGGGTTTATGACAGTAAGTACCTCCGCACATTGGACGATGTGTTTTCATATGCTGACAAGGGACTATTCGATGATGCCTACAACGGGGCCAGGAAAATCACTTTGGACAAATTTGCCTTGGAGAACTCGGCATCAGTTCAGGCCACCATGTACAACATGTCCCACGAGATTTTGTTGCAGGTCAAGGAGATTGAAACCGTCACCTACCAATTGCCAAACAAGCATTATATTTTGTTCAACCTCGAGTGGAAGGGTATAAAAAACAATACCGATTTGTTTTACCCATCACCAGATCCAAATGGGTTGATCAAGTGTACCGTGGGCAGAAAGGTGTCTGCCAAGTT CAATAATACGGCATCAATTCTTTCGGAGCCCAAACAACAGCCACTGACTGAGTACCCTGAAGAGTTGATCGCCGAACAACTTGCAAGAAACTACGCTTTTTTGGGTGAAGAAGGAATGGACAAGTTCAGGAAACAGAACatagtggtggtgggagcCGGGGGTGTAGGTTCATGGGCTGCCACCATGTTGGTACGTTCGGGAGTGGGAAAAATCAGAATCATCgattttgaccaagtcaCCTTAAGCTCTTTGAACAGACATGCGGTagccaacttgaaggatgtGGGGATCCCCAAGGTTCAGTGCTTGAAAAACCACTTGGAGCAGATTGCTCCGTGGGTACAGATCGACGTGAAGAATCAGTTGTGGAATAAGGAAAGTGCTGGAGACTTgatttttggtggagaCTTCAAGCCCACTTATATTGTTGATTGTATCGATAATATTGACACCAAAGTTGACCTTCTAGCATTTTGCCACGAAAACAAGTTACCTGTAGTATCTTCGGGAGGGGCTGCTTGCAAGTCTGACCCTTCTCGTATCAATATTGGAGATATCAGcaaaacagaagaagatcctTTGACCAGATCAGTACGGATCCGGTTGAAAAAAAGAGgcatcatcaccaacatccCCACCGTGTTCTCTGCCGAGAAACCGGACCCCAGAAAGGCCCAGCTCTTGCCATTGTCTCCTGAGGAGATTGCTAAGGGGAAAGTAGACGAATTGGCAGCTTTACAGAGGTTTAGAGTACGTATTTTGCCGGTTTTGGGAACCATTCCTGGAATGTATGGCTTAACTATTGCCACCTACATCATTACTAGCGTGGCCGGGTACCCACTAGAGCCTATAGAAGGGAAAAACCGGTACAAGATATATGACAGTATCTTCCAAAGTCTCGCAGGCCAACAGAGCAGAATAGGACAATTGGACCAAAGAGTACCTATTTCCATGACCGATGTCAGTTACATTCTCGAGGAGATTTTCCACGGTAAGTCTCCCATTTCCAACTATTCTACCAAATTGACATTGTCCCGGTGGGATCCTACTAAGGAATTAAGCTTGCAGAACATAGTGGTGATGACGAAGCAAGAACAGTCGGACCACGAAAAGCGGGTTCTCAATGGCAACGAAAGGTTGCAAGACGTATACTCCCCTGAAGTGCTTGCGTTCGTCAACAGTCGTTTTGCCGACGAGAAGTACTGGTCTCAATTTAGATAG
- a CDS encoding uncharacterized protein (COG:S; EggNog:ENOG503NY3S) — MAPKPKEQPEAPDTSVDHESVNPSAAEVTASFSSTQSHAVDAKPQSSPLLSSTPPIVSKALVRAYPYLLIVNKLLSIITWTNDDYWVNVVLISAYALVVLYFEALVTWFGHLLIVGFITLYALLNKKILQEANLHPSLDEVIQALTNTCLKADRLLDPIISLSLTAYDIKRLLFTTVFLTPIYLIVSFLLIQPRTILLVTGVYLLTYHSAYSSVTRKMIWKLRLTRVLFFYLTGLDFSRQRNHSLFAAAFAKVQKNAGHSLNPLSSKSNRPVRFTYVIYENQRRWLGIGWTSNLLSYERTPWTDEFLNESSSIDSFKLPNPENHQQYSFGSEQSSQLSMNNARWRWVDKSWRLDLTNDGAVTLPPGKRSKTTANPGSDEGFIYYDNTWKRPTTDDSYSKYTRRRRWIRTAELVFDNDNDDDDISTYDPADEDTPKVKKNLRFAEPVPETDEEKEESRPSDLIDMEDIKSSKQQTDTVSSILEKLEVAPQSITKEVLTPVLTTDLDTSTSDIEDIKSVNPVSDPGTIFSPGNPPVDDKKNV, encoded by the coding sequence ATGGCTCCCAAACCAAAAGAGCAACCAGAGGCGCCTGATACCAGTGTTGACCATGAATCTGTCAACCCCAGTGCCGCCGAAGTCACCGCCAGCTTCTCGTCCACCCAGTCACATGCTGTCGACGCCAAACCCCAGTCCTCGCCGCTCCTCCTGTCGACTCCGCCCATTGTCTCCAAGGCTTTGGTTAGAGCCTACCCTTACTTGCTCATCGTCAACAAACTCTTATCCATTATCACCTGGACCAATGATGACTATTGGGTCAACGTGGTATTGATCAGTGCCTACgcattggtggtgttgtACTTTGAAGCGTTGGTGACGTGGTTCGGCCACTTGTTGATTGTCGGTTTTATCACTCTCTACGCGTTGCTTAACAAAAAGATCCTACAAGAGGCTAACTTGCACCCTTCGCTCGATGAGGTGATCCAGGCGTTGACCAACACATGTCTCAAGGCCGACCGGTTGTTGGATCCCATCATCTCGTTGTCGTTGACCGCCTACGACATCAAACGGTTACTTTTCACCACCGTTTTCCTAACCCCCATTTACCTTATTGTATCTTTTCTTTTGATCCAACCCCGGACCATTTTACTTGTCACCGGTGtgtacttgttgacctACCACTCGGCATACCTGAGTGTGACCCGGAAGATGATCTGGAAGTTGAGGCTTACCCGTGTGTTGTTTTTCTACTTGACAGGGTTGGACTTTCTGAGGCAAAGAAACCACTCGTTGTTCGCTGCTGCCTTTGCCAAGGTCCAAAAAAATGCTGGCCATTCCTTGAATCCGTTGAGCAGTAAGAGCAACCGGCCAGTAAGGTTCACGTATGTGATTTATGAGAACCAGAGAAGATGGTTGGGAATTGGTTGGACCTCGAATTTGTTGTCCTACGAGAGAACTCCCTGGACAGACGAGTTCCTTAATGAGTCATCGTCCATCgactcgttcaagttgCCCAACCCTGAAAATCATCAGCAGTATTCGTTTGGACTGGAGCAGTCTCTGCAGTTATCGATGAACAACGCGCGATGGAGATGGGTCGACAAGAGCTGGCGTTTGGATTTAACCAACGATGGTGCCGTTACTTTGCCGCCCGGTAAACGGTCCAAGACCACCGCTAACCCTGGTAGCGACGAAGGGTTTATTTACTACGACAACACTTGGAAGAGACCTACTACTGATGATTCCTACAGCAAGTataccagaagaagaagatggatTAGAACCGCCGAGTTGGTCTTCGACAATGACAACGATGACGACGATATATCGACCTATGACCCTGCTGATGAGGACACTCcgaaggtgaagaagaaccttcGGTTTGCCGAGCCCGTGCCTGAAACAGAcgaagagaaagaagaatctcGCCCCTCGGATCTTATCGACATGGAAGACATCAAGTCGTCCAAACAACAGACTGATACCGTTTCCAGCATCTTGGAAAAGCTCGAGGTGGCCCCCCAGTCGATAACCAAAGAAGTCTTGACGCCTGTTCTCACAACTGATCTCGATACCAGCACCTCCGACATCGAAGATATCAAGTCGGTGAATCCCGTAAGTGACCCCGGGACAATCTTCCTGCCCGGTAACCCTCCCGTTGACGATAAGAAGAACGTGTAG